A section of the Cyanobium sp. AMD-g genome encodes:
- a CDS encoding TIGR03279 family radical SAM protein, translating to MWKEPSSALAGPAALAGPATQPRPAVVVTVEPGSIAEELGFQPGDRLRSINGIRPRDLIDVQVLQGEEELVLEVEDPDGSLHVVELEKDLDEGLGLGFSEALFDGLRQCNNHCPFCFIDQQPPGRRGSLYLKDDDYRLSFLYGSYLTLTNLTPADWGRIEEQRLSPLFVSVHATDPELRSRLLVNPRAGLLLEQLAWFAERRLQIHAQVVVCPGLNDGEALEQTLTDLARFGTGPWPAVLSTAVVPVGLTRFRPDGDALRPVDPAGALEVIARVERLQRTFQGSIGSRFAWLSDEWFLIAGQPLPPRASYEDLPQQENGVGSIRAFLEELEGATQDLPSRIASGRRCSWVVGRLVAEALQPVVERLNRVEGLELLLHGLPSPYWGQDQVVTGLLTGSDLIEGLSNLDLGEELLLPRVMLREGEEVFLDDTTLADLRLRLPVPVRLLGGADDLVAACLGTPRGGA from the coding sequence GTGTGGAAGGAGCCCTCCTCTGCCCTCGCCGGGCCCGCTGCCCTTGCCGGGCCCGCCACCCAACCCCGGCCCGCCGTGGTGGTCACGGTGGAACCCGGCTCGATCGCTGAGGAGCTGGGCTTCCAGCCGGGTGATCGCCTGCGCAGCATCAACGGCATCCGCCCGCGGGACCTGATCGACGTCCAGGTGCTGCAGGGGGAGGAGGAGCTGGTGCTGGAGGTGGAGGACCCCGACGGCAGCTTGCACGTGGTGGAGCTGGAGAAGGATCTGGACGAAGGGCTGGGGCTGGGCTTCAGCGAGGCCCTGTTTGACGGCCTGCGCCAGTGCAACAACCACTGCCCTTTCTGCTTCATCGACCAGCAACCCCCCGGGCGCCGCGGCAGCCTTTACCTCAAGGACGACGACTACCGGCTCAGCTTTCTCTATGGCTCCTACCTCACCCTCACCAACCTGACGCCGGCCGACTGGGGCCGGATCGAGGAGCAGCGCCTCTCCCCCCTGTTCGTCTCGGTCCATGCCACCGACCCGGAGCTGCGCAGTCGCCTGCTGGTCAACCCGCGGGCCGGTCTGCTGCTGGAGCAGCTGGCCTGGTTCGCCGAGCGACGCCTGCAGATCCACGCCCAGGTGGTGGTGTGTCCAGGGCTGAACGATGGCGAGGCCCTCGAGCAGACCCTCACCGACCTGGCGCGCTTCGGTACGGGGCCCTGGCCGGCGGTGCTTTCCACCGCCGTCGTCCCCGTGGGCCTGACGCGGTTCCGGCCGGATGGCGATGCGCTGCGTCCGGTCGACCCCGCCGGGGCCCTGGAGGTGATCGCTCGGGTGGAGCGGCTGCAGCGGACGTTCCAGGGCAGCATCGGCAGCCGCTTCGCCTGGCTCTCCGATGAATGGTTCCTGATCGCCGGCCAGCCCCTGCCGCCCCGGGCCAGCTACGAGGATCTGCCCCAGCAGGAAAACGGCGTTGGCAGCATCCGCGCTTTCCTCGAGGAGCTGGAGGGGGCCACCCAGGACCTGCCGAGCCGGATCGCCAGCGGCCGCCGCTGCAGCTGGGTGGTGGGCCGGCTGGTGGCCGAGGCGCTGCAGCCGGTGGTGGAGCGCCTCAACCGGGTCGAGGGGCTGGAGCTGCTGCTGCACGGGTTGCCCAGCCCCTACTGGGGCCAGGACCAGGTGGTCACCGGACTGCTTACGGGCTCCGACCTGATCGAGGGGCTGAGCAACCTGGATCTGGGCGAGGAACTGCTGCTGCCCAGGGTGATGCTGCGGGAGGGGGAGGAGGTGTTTCTGGACGACACCACGCTCGCTGACCTGCGCCTCCGCCTGCCGGTGCCGGTCCGGTTGCTGGGGGGTGCGGACGATCTGGTGGCCGCCTGCCTCGGCACCCCACGGGGAGGTGCTTAA
- a CDS encoding undecaprenyl-diphosphate phosphatase, whose translation MPLVATAASLPLVEACWHALVLGIVQGLTEFLPISSTAHLKVVPVLLGWGDPGVAFTAVIQLGSIAAVLGYFRKDLAEVGDGVARAFRHGQWQDPPARLGVAIVLGTVPILLAGLAIKVLLPGYETSPLRSLTSIAIVSIVMALLLAVAELVGRRRRLLEAVTPRDGLLVGLAQALALIPGVSRSGSTLTASLFDGWQRADAARFSFLLGIPAITLAGLVELKSAFGSVENGGVIPMLVGIAAAAVVSWLAIAWLLRFLQQNSTWIFVIYRLLFGLVILLGFRGLEVVTP comes from the coding sequence ATGCCGCTGGTCGCCACGGCCGCCTCCCTGCCCCTGGTCGAGGCCTGCTGGCACGCCCTCGTTCTGGGGATCGTTCAAGGGCTCACGGAGTTTCTGCCGATCAGCAGCACCGCCCACCTCAAGGTGGTGCCGGTGCTCCTCGGCTGGGGAGATCCCGGGGTGGCGTTCACGGCGGTGATCCAGCTGGGCAGCATCGCCGCCGTGCTCGGTTATTTCCGCAAGGATCTGGCCGAGGTGGGCGACGGTGTGGCCCGCGCCTTCCGCCATGGCCAGTGGCAGGATCCGCCGGCCCGGCTGGGGGTCGCCATTGTTCTGGGCACCGTGCCGATCCTGCTGGCCGGTCTGGCCATCAAGGTGCTGCTGCCCGGCTACGAGACCTCCCCCCTGCGCAGCCTGACCTCGATCGCCATCGTCTCGATCGTGATGGCGCTGCTGCTGGCGGTGGCCGAACTGGTGGGCCGCCGCCGCCGCCTGCTGGAGGCCGTCACCCCCCGCGACGGACTGCTGGTGGGGCTGGCCCAGGCCCTGGCCCTGATCCCCGGCGTCTCGCGCTCGGGCAGCACGCTGACGGCATCGCTGTTTGATGGCTGGCAGCGGGCCGACGCGGCGCGTTTCTCCTTCCTGCTCGGCATTCCCGCTATCACCCTGGCCGGGCTGGTGGAGCTCAAGTCGGCCTTCGGTTCGGTCGAGAACGGTGGTGTGATTCCGATGCTGGTGGGCATCGCCGCGGCGGCGGTGGTCTCCTGGCTGGCGATTGCCTGGCTGCTCCGGTTCCTGCAGCAGAACAGCACCTGGATCTTCGTGATCTACCGGCTGCTGTTCGGTCTGGTGATCCTGCTGGGGTTCCGGGGGCTGGAGGTGGTCACCCCCTGA
- a CDS encoding DUF3120 domain-containing protein, with product MLGVPPTLSTRPPALPGLRIAAAAEALPAVAVLPLTAALLVTVPVFLQAPWVRSAPMAAALFTLPLLALALMLERRGQGQWQQLGVLLVGFCGSWLGGCLFWGWFRLHPVMHLPIEAFALPLAVAGLGGRWRLAGGFYLGSLLGTASTDGVMAAAGLMDLWPQVLNAPLSEAPLLLQGAAIQVLQPWPLALVGLTACLLVFICRRLWALGETWRVTAAALGTTLAVDALFLGAALAAPHLSGLI from the coding sequence GTGCTCGGGGTCCCACCCACCCTTTCGACTCGCCCCCCGGCCCTGCCGGGGCTGCGGATCGCTGCTGCCGCAGAGGCCCTCCCGGCCGTGGCCGTGCTGCCCCTGACGGCCGCCCTGCTGGTCACCGTGCCGGTGTTCCTGCAGGCCCCCTGGGTGCGCTCCGCGCCGATGGCGGCGGCCCTGTTCACCCTTCCGTTGCTGGCCCTGGCCCTGATGCTGGAGCGCCGGGGCCAGGGCCAGTGGCAGCAACTGGGCGTGCTCCTGGTGGGCTTCTGCGGCAGCTGGCTGGGGGGCTGTCTCTTCTGGGGCTGGTTCCGGCTGCACCCTGTGATGCATCTGCCGATTGAGGCCTTCGCCCTGCCCCTGGCGGTGGCGGGCCTCGGGGGGCGCTGGCGACTGGCGGGAGGCTTCTACCTCGGCTCCCTGCTCGGCACCGCCAGCACCGATGGGGTCATGGCCGCCGCGGGACTCATGGACCTCTGGCCCCAGGTTCTCAACGCTCCTCTGTCCGAGGCGCCGCTGCTCCTGCAGGGTGCCGCCATCCAGGTGCTGCAGCCATGGCCCCTGGCCCTCGTCGGCCTGACGGCCTGCCTGCTGGTGTTCATCTGCCGCCGCCTCTGGGCCCTTGGGGAGACGTGGCGGGTCACCGCCGCGGCCCTGGGCACCACCCTGGCGGTCGACGCCCTGTTCCTGGGCGCGGCCTTGGCGGCCCCCCACCTGAGCGGACTGATCTGA
- the psbU gene encoding photosystem II complex extrinsic protein PsbU gives MKRLLAWLMSGVVLAGLLMTLVLPGAALAAERRNEIDDKLAESVGKVDLNNASVRRFQQYPGMYPTLAGKIVLGGPYESVDDVLELDLTDRQKELFNKYKGNFTVTPPAIALNEGFDRINDGVYR, from the coding sequence ATGAAGCGGCTGCTTGCCTGGTTGATGAGTGGTGTGGTCCTGGCCGGTCTGCTCATGACCCTGGTTCTGCCCGGTGCCGCCCTCGCCGCGGAACGACGCAACGAGATCGACGACAAGCTCGCCGAGAGCGTCGGCAAGGTGGATCTCAACAACGCTTCGGTCCGCCGTTTCCAGCAGTACCCCGGCATGTATCCGACCCTGGCCGGCAAGATCGTTCTCGGTGGTCCTTACGAGAGCGTCGACGACGTGCTGGAGCTGGACCTGACCGACCGCCAGAAGGAGCTGTTCAACAAATACAAGGGCAACTTCACCGTGACCCCGCCCGCGATCGCCCTCAACGAAGGCTTCGATCGCATCAACGACGGCGTCTACCGCTGA
- the nadB gene encoding L-aspartate oxidase, whose translation MACHWDVVVVGSGAAGLMTCLELPAQLRVLLLSKSSSPPSASRWAQGGIAAVTAADDSFASHIADTLKAGAGLCDPEAVDVLVREAPACVERLVQLGMDFDRTAQGLSTTLEAAHSHRRVLHAQDRTGGALVDALEREVRRRPGLEQRKGIPALQLWVEEGRCVGLQVLEGDRLRWLRAGAVVLASGGGGHLFAHTTNPTQASGDGVAMAWSAGARVRDLEFVQFHPTALMLPDAPHFLISEAVRGEGARLFDAAGRSPVAQLEGGDLAPRDQVSRALARCMADQGVTHLWLDLRPVGRERLDRQFPTILRRCRELGLSPCDEPIPVAPAAHYWMGGVATDLQAATSLNGLYAVGEVASTGVHGANRLASNSLMECLVFARRLRHLTPQPLPPEPQGTPAVAPRLSQAELQASPDEASLISAIGHLRRLCWQVAGVERRGVDLNDALRQVRSERSGHERSPLLRRAHDLPPDQELQLPPDQSRRLLLLQDLRQRLVLAELLMEAAAFRVESRGGHHRTDAPTPQPFWRRHTLQEHGRSPFTGPVGQA comes from the coding sequence ATGGCCTGCCACTGGGATGTGGTGGTGGTCGGCAGTGGCGCCGCAGGTTTGATGACCTGCCTGGAGTTGCCTGCCCAGCTGCGGGTGCTGCTGCTCAGCAAATCCAGCAGCCCGCCGTCGGCCAGCCGCTGGGCCCAGGGCGGCATCGCCGCCGTGACCGCAGCCGATGACAGCTTCGCCAGCCACATCGCCGACACCCTCAAGGCCGGAGCCGGCCTGTGCGATCCGGAGGCGGTGGACGTGCTGGTGCGGGAAGCGCCGGCCTGTGTCGAGCGGCTGGTGCAACTGGGCATGGACTTTGACCGCACCGCCCAGGGCCTGAGCACCACGCTCGAAGCCGCCCACAGCCACCGCCGGGTGCTGCACGCCCAGGACCGCACCGGCGGCGCCCTGGTGGATGCCCTGGAGCGGGAGGTGCGGCGCCGGCCGGGGCTGGAGCAACGCAAGGGCATCCCGGCCCTGCAACTGTGGGTGGAGGAGGGCCGCTGCGTCGGACTGCAGGTGCTCGAAGGCGACCGCCTGCGCTGGTTGCGGGCCGGCGCGGTGGTGCTGGCCAGCGGCGGCGGCGGCCATCTGTTTGCCCACACCACCAACCCGACCCAGGCGAGCGGCGATGGCGTGGCGATGGCCTGGAGCGCCGGGGCCAGGGTGCGGGACCTGGAGTTCGTGCAGTTCCACCCCACGGCCCTGATGCTGCCGGACGCCCCCCATTTCCTGATCAGCGAAGCCGTGCGCGGCGAGGGGGCGCGGCTCTTCGACGCGGCTGGCCGCTCTCCGGTGGCACAGCTGGAGGGGGGCGACCTGGCCCCCCGCGACCAGGTGAGCCGCGCCCTGGCCCGTTGCATGGCCGATCAGGGGGTGACCCACCTGTGGCTCGACCTGCGGCCGGTGGGCCGCGAACGGCTGGACCGCCAGTTCCCCACCATTCTGCGGCGCTGCCGTGAGCTGGGGCTGTCGCCCTGCGACGAACCGATCCCGGTGGCGCCGGCCGCCCATTACTGGATGGGGGGCGTCGCCACCGACCTGCAGGCCGCCACCAGCCTGAATGGCCTCTACGCCGTGGGGGAAGTGGCCAGCACCGGGGTGCACGGGGCCAATCGCCTGGCCAGCAACTCGCTGATGGAATGCCTGGTCTTCGCCCGCCGGCTGCGCCATCTGACCCCCCAGCCTCTCCCCCCTGAGCCGCAGGGCACGCCCGCCGTGGCCCCGCGGCTCAGCCAGGCTGAGCTGCAGGCAAGCCCGGACGAGGCCAGCCTGATCTCAGCCATCGGCCACCTGCGACGGTTGTGCTGGCAGGTGGCCGGGGTGGAGCGGCGCGGGGTCGATCTGAATGACGCCCTGCGCCAGGTCCGCAGCGAACGCTCAGGCCATGAGCGTTCGCCCCTGCTGCGCCGGGCCCACGATCTGCCGCCCGATCAGGAGCTGCAGCTGCCGCCGGACCAGAGCCGCCGCCTGCTGCTGCTGCAGGATCTGCGCCAGCGGCTGGTGCTGGCGGAGCTGCTGATGGAGGCCGCCGCCTTCCGGGTGGAGAGCCGGGGCGGCCATCACCGCACCGATGCCCCGACCCCCCAACCGTTCTGGCGGCGTCACACGCTGCAGGAACACGGCCGATCCCCCTTCACAGGTCCGGTGGGCCAGGCCTGA
- a CDS encoding vitamin K epoxide reductase family protein, whose translation MTSTRLASRLTTRRRPEPGRRWVRVVMAVLATIGVIDTGSITLNRWGVIGNLSCPGGAEGCDKVLNSPWGSVFGQPLSLFGLLAYGAVLVMALLPLVLKGEARTTVNRASWWGLFLLSAGMAIFSLVLVGVMAFQIKAFCTFCLMSAAISVTLFVLSLIGGEWEDSGALIFRGVLTALAVGLIGLGWATSMNRPEATTGPGMPIPVVAASTPATLALAEHLTATGAVMYSAYWCPHCHDQKELFGKEATAKLKIIECAPDGRNNQAALCASKNIQGFPTWEIKGKLDSGQKTLAQLAALSGFKDPAAPAN comes from the coding sequence GTGACTTCCACCCGCCTCGCCAGCCGCCTCACGACGCGCCGCCGACCCGAGCCGGGTCGGCGCTGGGTGCGGGTGGTGATGGCCGTGCTGGCCACCATCGGCGTGATCGACACCGGATCGATCACCCTGAACCGCTGGGGCGTGATCGGCAACCTCAGTTGTCCTGGTGGGGCCGAGGGCTGCGACAAGGTGCTTAACAGCCCCTGGGGGAGTGTCTTCGGCCAGCCCCTGTCCCTGTTTGGTCTGCTGGCCTACGGGGCGGTGCTGGTGATGGCGCTGCTGCCGCTGGTGCTCAAGGGCGAGGCCCGCACCACCGTCAACCGGGCCAGCTGGTGGGGCCTGTTCCTGCTCAGCGCCGGCATGGCGATCTTCAGCCTGGTGCTGGTGGGGGTGATGGCCTTCCAGATCAAGGCGTTCTGCACCTTCTGTCTGATGTCGGCCGCCATCAGTGTGACGTTGTTCGTGCTGAGCCTGATCGGCGGGGAATGGGAGGACTCCGGGGCCCTGATCTTCCGCGGCGTGCTCACCGCCCTGGCTGTCGGCCTGATCGGACTAGGCTGGGCCACCTCCATGAATCGCCCTGAGGCCACAACGGGCCCGGGCATGCCGATCCCGGTGGTCGCCGCCAGCACCCCGGCCACCCTGGCCCTCGCCGAGCACCTCACCGCCACGGGCGCCGTGATGTATTCGGCCTACTGGTGCCCCCATTGCCACGACCAGAAGGAACTCTTCGGTAAGGAGGCCACGGCCAAGCTCAAGATCATTGAGTGCGCGCCTGATGGCCGCAACAATCAGGCGGCGCTCTGCGCCAGCAAGAACATCCAGGGCTTCCCCACCTGGGAGATCAAGGGCAAGCTGGATTCCGGCCAGAAGACCCTCGCCCAGCTCGCCGCCCTGAGCGGCTTCAAGGACCCTGCAGCCCCCGCCAACTGA
- the rimO gene encoding 30S ribosomal protein S12 methylthiotransferase RimO: MSPQPSRERPTVAFTHLGCEKNRVDTEHMLGLLAQAGYGVSADESEARVVVVNTCSFIQDARAESVRTLVELAEQGKELIIAGCLAQHFQQELLDSLPEARAIVGTGDYQHIVEVLERVEAGERVNRVSAVPTFVGDEHLPRYRTTSEAVAYLKVAEGCDYRCAFCIIPRLRGDQRSRTIESIVAEAHQLAAQGVKELILISQITTNYGLDLYGKPRLDDLLRALGEVEIPWIRVHYAYPTGLTEPVLAAYRDVPNVLPYLDLPLQHSHPEVLRAMNRPWQTGVNGALLQRIREQLPDAVLRTTFIVGFPGETEEQFEHLLAFVAEQRFDHVGVFTFSPEEGTAAAELSDPVPPEIASERRDRLMALQQPIAADRNGAWVGRIVDVLIEQDNPSTGEMLGRCARFAPEVDGEVHVSPGEGGLCAAPGTMVPVRITAADTYDLRGVVVGAGAMVREAQAAARSQA; the protein is encoded by the coding sequence ATGTCCCCCCAGCCCAGCCGAGAACGGCCCACCGTGGCCTTCACCCACCTGGGTTGCGAGAAGAACCGCGTGGACACCGAGCACATGCTGGGCCTGCTGGCTCAGGCGGGCTACGGCGTCAGCGCCGACGAAAGCGAGGCCCGGGTGGTGGTGGTGAACACGTGCAGTTTCATCCAGGACGCCCGCGCCGAATCGGTGCGAACCCTGGTGGAACTGGCCGAACAGGGCAAGGAACTGATCATCGCCGGCTGCCTGGCCCAGCATTTCCAGCAGGAACTGCTCGACTCCCTGCCGGAGGCGCGGGCGATTGTCGGTACCGGTGATTACCAGCACATTGTGGAGGTGCTGGAGCGGGTCGAGGCCGGCGAGCGGGTCAACAGGGTCAGCGCGGTGCCCACCTTCGTGGGCGACGAACACCTGCCCCGCTACCGCACCACCTCCGAGGCGGTGGCCTACCTGAAGGTGGCTGAAGGCTGCGATTATCGCTGCGCCTTCTGCATCATTCCCAGGCTGCGGGGCGACCAGCGCTCCCGCACGATCGAATCGATCGTGGCCGAGGCCCACCAGCTGGCCGCCCAGGGCGTGAAGGAGCTGATCCTGATCAGCCAGATCACCACCAACTACGGGCTGGATCTCTACGGCAAACCGCGCCTGGACGACCTGCTGCGGGCCCTCGGGGAGGTGGAGATTCCCTGGATCCGGGTCCACTACGCCTATCCCACCGGCCTCACCGAGCCCGTGCTCGCCGCCTACCGGGACGTCCCCAACGTGCTTCCTTACCTGGACCTGCCTCTACAGCACAGCCACCCGGAGGTGCTGCGGGCCATGAACCGTCCCTGGCAGACCGGGGTCAACGGCGCCCTGCTGCAACGGATCCGCGAGCAGCTGCCCGACGCCGTGTTGCGCACCACCTTCATCGTCGGCTTTCCCGGCGAGACCGAGGAGCAGTTCGAGCATCTGCTGGCGTTCGTGGCCGAACAGCGCTTCGACCACGTGGGCGTGTTCACCTTCTCCCCCGAGGAGGGCACCGCCGCCGCCGAGCTCAGCGATCCCGTGCCGCCGGAGATCGCCAGCGAGCGGCGGGACAGGCTGATGGCCCTGCAGCAACCGATCGCCGCCGATCGCAACGGCGCCTGGGTGGGCCGGATCGTGGATGTGTTGATCGAACAGGACAACCCCTCCACCGGCGAGATGCTGGGCCGCTGCGCCCGCTTCGCCCCTGAGGTGGATGGCGAGGTGCATGTCAGCCCCGGTGAGGGTGGACTCTGCGCCGCGCCCGGAACGATGGTGCCGGTGCGGATCACCGCGGCCGACACCTACGACCTGCGCGGCGTGGTGGTGGGGGCCGGCGCGATGGTGCGTGAGGCCCAGGCCGCCGCGCGGAGCCAGGCTTGA
- a CDS encoding MFS transporter has protein sequence MSSGSPDGWLQRHQRPLFLVASGLSTSGSFAGLTAKGWILMAGTGNPLLLALHFAALALPSLLVSGRAGVLTDRLGCETMLIRSQWGLFGGAALGALAIPLLQGTGQVVLLLLSTLVVGVSSSFELTARSKYCSLLVERPEQVAPYLASFSVVFNVGKLVGPPLGGWLVALSGPAMALAIDAASYLLPIATVIWLLRPHRELEQRSTGGAGASLGAAWRECGSTLRHVLRFTTVACLVGFFHPGLAPLIAAEVIGPSPQALGLFTSVLAAGSIAGGVLLQRNSLALSERPVLLLGGCAVLVALAQLGMAAATRGTAALAMALLIGAGTAGLLAGSNLILQVGAPMALRGRMAGLGQIAFLGGGGVSGLLAAALAMTLGLQATFALLGGLGLVVGVLELGRNGALRLRSA, from the coding sequence TTGAGCTCCGGCAGCCCAGACGGTTGGCTGCAACGACACCAGCGTCCCCTGTTCCTGGTCGCCTCCGGCCTGAGCACCTCCGGATCCTTCGCCGGGCTGACGGCCAAGGGCTGGATCCTGATGGCCGGCACCGGCAACCCCCTGCTGCTGGCCCTGCACTTCGCCGCCCTGGCCCTGCCCAGCCTTCTTGTCAGCGGCCGGGCTGGGGTGCTCACGGATCGGCTGGGCTGCGAAACCATGCTGATCCGTTCCCAATGGGGACTGTTCGGCGGCGCGGCCCTGGGGGCCCTGGCCATTCCCCTGCTGCAGGGGACGGGACAGGTGGTGCTGCTGCTGCTGAGCACGCTGGTGGTGGGCGTGTCCAGCTCCTTCGAGCTCACGGCGCGCAGCAAATACTGCTCCCTGCTGGTGGAACGGCCGGAGCAGGTGGCGCCCTATCTGGCCAGCTTCTCGGTCGTGTTCAACGTCGGCAAGCTGGTGGGCCCACCGCTGGGGGGCTGGCTCGTGGCCCTCTCCGGACCCGCCATGGCCCTGGCGATCGATGCGGCGTCGTACCTGCTGCCGATCGCCACCGTGATCTGGCTGCTGCGCCCCCACAGGGAACTGGAGCAGCGCAGCACGGGCGGTGCAGGGGCCAGCCTCGGCGCCGCCTGGCGGGAGTGCGGCTCCACCCTGCGCCATGTGCTGCGCTTCACCACCGTGGCCTGCCTGGTGGGCTTCTTTCACCCAGGACTGGCTCCCCTGATCGCCGCCGAGGTGATCGGGCCCTCGCCGCAGGCCCTCGGACTGTTCACCAGCGTGCTGGCGGCGGGCAGCATCGCCGGCGGCGTGCTGCTGCAGCGCAACAGCCTGGCCCTGAGCGAACGGCCGGTGCTGCTGCTGGGGGGCTGCGCCGTGCTGGTGGCCCTGGCGCAGCTCGGCATGGCGGCGGCCACCAGGGGCACGGCCGCCCTGGCGATGGCCCTGTTGATCGGAGCCGGCACGGCGGGCCTGCTGGCAGGCTCCAACCTGATCCTCCAGGTGGGGGCACCCATGGCCCTGCGCGGCCGCATGGCCGGACTGGGCCAGATCGCCTTCCTGGGTGGCGGCGGGGTGAGTGGCCTGCTGGCCGCCGCCCTGGCGATGACCCTGGGACTGCAGGCCACCTTCGCCCTGCTCGGCGGCCTGGGGCTGGTGGTGGGGGTGCTGGAACTGGGGCGGAACGGAGCCCTCAGGCTCAGATCAGCCTGA
- a CDS encoding cytochrome b6-f complex subunit 6, translating into MIPFLAAAAVGVVIYLALVGGGLTAAFLATVVLKGVRLI; encoded by the coding sequence ATGATCCCGTTCCTCGCAGCAGCGGCCGTGGGTGTGGTGATTTATCTGGCGCTCGTCGGTGGCGGGCTCACCGCCGCCTTCCTGGCCACCGTCGTGCTCAAGGGCGTCAGGCTGATCTGA
- a CDS encoding B12-binding domain-containing radical SAM protein — MRTLFIYPEFPKTFWSYEKILELVNRKVLLPPLGMVTVAALLPQTWEMKLVDRNVREVTEAEWNWAELVVISGMIVQKADMAAQIAKAKQRGLPVAVGGPFASSTPDAPELQLADFKVLDEGEITLPMFIEAIERGDRQGRFSADGEKPDVTGTPIPRFDLLELDAYDSMSVQFSRGCPFQCEFCDIIVLYGRKPRTKAPEQLVAELQYLYDLGWRRSIFLVDDNFIGNKRNAKLLLPEIKRWQIAHGYPFSFATEASVDLAADDEMMKMMAEARFDSVFLGIETPDEASLETAGKLQNTRSSLEESVDRITSYGIRVMAGFIIGFDGEKQGAGDRIVEFVSRTGIPAAMMGMLQALPNTGLWHRLEKEGRLVQEKTDAKGVNQTNLLNFVPTRPIRQIANEYVDAFCRLYEPNAYIDRVTHYYLKMGQPRWQQFVPAAAFGKASLPSWTDVRALLIVIWRQGLKRDTRGRFWRSLLTIARRNPNNLEQFLVTLAHNEHFQEYRGVVTREIQDQLAALPPEPPEGSRATSRELQPA, encoded by the coding sequence ATGCGCACCCTCTTCATCTACCCCGAATTCCCGAAGACGTTCTGGAGCTACGAAAAGATCCTCGAGCTGGTGAACCGCAAGGTGCTGCTTCCGCCGCTGGGGATGGTCACCGTGGCGGCGCTGCTGCCCCAGACCTGGGAGATGAAGCTTGTGGATCGCAACGTCCGGGAAGTCACCGAAGCCGAGTGGAACTGGGCGGAACTGGTGGTGATCTCCGGGATGATCGTCCAGAAGGCCGACATGGCCGCCCAGATCGCCAAGGCCAAGCAGCGGGGTCTGCCGGTGGCGGTGGGTGGGCCCTTCGCCAGTTCCACCCCGGACGCCCCTGAACTGCAGCTGGCCGACTTCAAGGTGCTTGACGAGGGGGAAATCACCCTGCCGATGTTCATCGAGGCCATCGAGCGCGGCGACCGCCAGGGACGTTTCAGTGCCGATGGTGAAAAGCCGGATGTCACCGGCACCCCCATCCCTCGCTTCGATCTGCTCGAACTGGACGCCTACGACTCCATGTCGGTGCAGTTCTCGCGGGGCTGCCCGTTCCAGTGCGAGTTCTGCGACATCATCGTTCTCTACGGCCGCAAACCCCGCACCAAGGCCCCCGAGCAACTGGTGGCCGAGCTGCAGTACCTCTACGACCTGGGCTGGCGCCGCTCCATTTTCCTTGTCGACGACAACTTCATCGGCAACAAGCGCAACGCCAAGTTGCTGCTGCCCGAGATCAAGCGCTGGCAGATCGCCCACGGCTACCCCTTCAGCTTCGCCACCGAGGCCTCGGTGGATCTCGCCGCCGACGACGAAATGATGAAGATGATGGCGGAGGCCCGCTTCGACAGTGTCTTCCTCGGGATCGAAACGCCCGATGAGGCCAGCCTGGAAACCGCCGGCAAGCTGCAGAACACCCGCAGTTCGCTGGAGGAGTCGGTCGACCGGATCACCTCCTACGGCATCCGGGTGATGGCCGGCTTCATCATCGGCTTCGACGGCGAAAAGCAGGGGGCAGGCGATCGGATCGTGGAATTCGTGAGCCGCACCGGCATCCCCGCCGCGATGATGGGCATGCTGCAAGCCCTGCCGAATACGGGGCTCTGGCATCGACTCGAGAAAGAGGGCCGTCTGGTTCAGGAAAAAACCGATGCCAAGGGCGTCAACCAGACGAACCTGCTCAACTTCGTGCCCACCCGGCCGATCCGCCAGATCGCCAATGAGTACGTGGATGCCTTCTGCCGCCTCTACGAACCCAACGCCTACATCGATCGGGTCACCCATTACTACCTGAAAATGGGCCAGCCCCGCTGGCAACAGTTCGTGCCAGCCGCGGCCTTCGGCAAGGCCAGCCTGCCCAGCTGGACAGACGTCCGTGCCCTGCTGATCGTGATCTGGCGTCAGGGACTGAAGCGCGACACCCGTGGCCGGTTCTGGCGCTCCCTGCTCACCATCGCCCGCAGGAATCCCAACAACCTGGAGCAGTTCCTGGTGACCCTCGCCCACAACGAGCACTTCCAGGAGTACAGGGGTGTGGTGACCCGGGAAATCCAGGACCAACTCGCCGCCCTGCCCCCGGAGCCGCCGGAAGGGTCCCGCGCCACCAGCCGCGAACTGCAGCCTGCCTAG